gagaaaatatcaaaaaggaaaaatcgGAAAAGGCTCGAGCAGAGCAGAGATAAGATAAGGCAGCActggaaataaagaaacGTTTTAAAGGAAGAGACAGACTAAGCCAGTCCAAAAAACAGCATCTAGATAAAATAATCAGCAGCCACAATGAAGTACGTCTCCTCTGTTCAGGACATCGAAGTCCCAGAAGATGTTAGTGTCATCATCAAGTCAAGATTTGTCAAGGTTACAGGCCCAAAGGGTGTTTTGACCAAGGACTTGAAGCACGTCAACGTGACTTTCGTCCCTGTTAACAAGAATCTCATCCAGGCTCATATCCACAATGGTGACAGAAGACATGTTGCCACATTGAGAACTGTCAAGTCTCTTATTACCAACATGATTACCGGTGTTACCGTTGGCTTCCTTTACAAGATGAGATTTGTTTATGCGCATTTCCCTATCAATGTCTCCGTCATTGAGGAGGATGGCCACCAGGTTGTTGAGATCAGAAACTTCTTGGGTGACAAGAAGCTCAGAAGAGTTGATGTTCCAAAGGATGTCAAGGCTGAAATTTCCAAGGCTCAGAAAGATGAGCTTATCGTCTCTGGTATTTCTGTTGAGGAAGTTTCCCAGACATGTGCAAACATCCACCAGATCTGCTTGGTTAGACACAAGGATATCAGAAAGTTCTTGGATGGTATCTACGTCTCCGAGAAGGGTCACATCATTGAGGAATTGTAAGGATGCCCCAGTTTCGTTTCATCTCTAATATTTCAATCATTAGACTCGCTCATTTTTCGCCCGTAtcatttcttgctttttgtcGCTTTATACTAATAATACCCGCATGAAGAATCCCCGTTTAACGATGTTTCGTACAGCAGTGTAAATTAATTCGGAAAGACAAGTCAGTTCTTCCTAATTCGGCTGTAGATACTGTAATAGAGCTGTATTTGTAATCACAGCTCTAATGTGATGCCACTGCAACTATAACTGTAATCTGGTACCACTGCAACTGTCACTATAATTTGGTGCCACTGCAAATTCAACTGTAGCTATATTGTAATGCATCCGTAACTATAGCTGCATATGCAACCGTCAGTGCTACTTGTAACTTAGAACTTACATCACCTcttcattttatatttttccattttatATCTTGAGCCTCAACTGCTGCTATAGTCCACATTTTTCGTCTATTTCATGTCCTTTCTGAAGCCAGACCTTGTAGAATCCAAGAGAACCAGAAAGCAACCCAAACAAAAGGTGCAATGGCTTATACATTGGCTGGTTAAGCACAAAAACAGAGTCGTAAACCAAGTCACAAGACAATCTCGCAATATCCAACTTCAAAATCCGCTTTTCGTACGCCACCTCCTGCATTGCATCGATGAACTTCTGCGAACAGACCTCGCTGGATTCAAATTCAACTCCGTTTGTTCGGCTCAGAAGCTTTTTAGCTCGCACTTTCACCTCAAAGTCGATTCTAGCCGAAGTTTCACGGTTGTTGAGCTCTCCATACTTTGCGTAATCATTTCGAAGACCCACCAAGATTGTTGCAAACCACGAAAGCAACTCGTGACGTGAAGAAAAGCGGTGGTAACGCTTGAGTTCTGTTTTGTGAATGATGCCGAGATTGAAAAGTAGCAAAGATTCGTCGAACCATGCGTAGTAAAGTGAGCAAATGCTAGTAATCGTGCTCCAGTTCACCCATAGACTTGATATCTCATCCATTTTTCTGCGTGGCGGGCATTTATGATTAACAATTAAAAAAACAGACTTGCGTATAAGCCTAATTAGCTTGATAACATGCACAGGTGCAGAACCAGCACGAAGAAGTTGCCGATAGATATTTAAACCAGAAATCGAGCCGCCAGAACGCAAAAAAAGCTCAGAATAAGCGATCAGAGCAATCTGGCGTACAAATACAACCGGTGACTTTGCAAAAGTGGCAATCTGAACACTATTTTTAGATGAATAAACGGTCTTTTTTGGTGCCTCACTCAAAATAAGCCTGAGAAGATACACGAGCATCTTTGCCGCCTTATCTCGGCCAGTGAGGTCGTTTAGGCACATTCTAAGAACCTCAAGCCAGTCCTTGTGAACATGTGGTATTGTTGAGACATGAGAATTGCCTGAACTAGCAGATATCGGTATGGCTTTATCTGAATTAGTACTTTTCTTCGAGGTTAAAGATCCAGTGTCAGTCATTCTTTCCGATTTGTTCGCATCTATCCGATCAATGTCAACACGCCGCGGTGTTGGTGTGGATGGCCTGGGAAGTATCGGAAGCCGATTTGCCGGCTCAGGTGACTTTAATGGGGAAGAACGTCGCAGTCTATTGAAATCCTGCTTTGATGACTCATAATATGGTGAATAGATACCGAAAACACCCGCATCCTTAAATGGATTGTCAACCAATGGTTCGAACCCAGAAGTGACCATTTTAAAAATGCCAAATACTGACAATGATGCCGGATCTCAATTCTCAGAAGAACAAATGTGAAAGTACGTGTGCTATGGTGTATGAGTCAGATAATGTTTCAGCAAATAATTTCGGTGAGAATGTTTAAGAGCTTAATTGATTGGCGAGGACAGTATGGACTCgcaataaaatataatgGCCTGAACAAGGTGCAATTCACTGCTGGTGAAGGAAGGACACTTTGGAATTGGTTGAAGTCTTGCCTTCCCTTATCTTGGAAAATACAAacgtgaaaaaaaaacaaaaaacgatcgaataaaataaataaacagAATTTAAtccaaataaatatatcaatACGCGTTTCAGCAGAAATCGGCTTTGGCTCATTATTACTATATACCATTCCTAGGGATGGTCATAAATTACATTTAAGCCGTATAAATTGCAGCTGAACTGCATTTACCCAATACCTACATTCAGATCAAAACAAACATATGTTCAATGTTCATACCTCTATTCTATCTCTCGCACATGTATTCCACCACGCAAATACAGACACCCGTACACCACTGGAGTTACATGGCAGCTGAGCGATATGGGGGTGTAAAACAAGACATACCAACACCTTACATTAAAACACCCTTGGTACTAGGAACATCATCACGACCAGTAAAGCTGATTGCCTCTCTGATTGCAAGAGCAAGCGATTTAAAGGCACTTTCAGCCCTATGGTGATCATTGAATCCTCGAAGACAATCAACGTGTAATGTGATGTGTGCACTGGTGGCAAAAGACTCTAAGAAGTGAGGAATCATCTCGCAGCTTAGAGCACCaattttctctcttttaaGACCGATATCGATGACCGCATAAGGACGATTAGATATATCGACAACTGCTCTACTTAGAGCCTCATCTAAAGGAGCAAAACCAGTACCAAAACGCTTGATACCACGAACAGCACCAAGGGCCTTTTTGAAAGCTTCTCCAAGGGCAATTCCTATATCTTCTGTACTGTGATGATCATCTATGTAAGTATCACCTATACATTCGACAATCATGGACCATCCGGCATGCTTTGCCAAGGCATGCAGCATATGATCAAGAAATCCGATACCTGAGTTCACAGATATGGTTTGGTTGCCTGTCGTTTGAAGTGCATGCTTGTCCTGCTCTGCCTTATCACCAAATATAGAGTCTTTAACTTCGATCTTTCCTCCGTCTAAATTAAGGATCACCTGGACCTTTGTTTCCTTTGTGATCCTCCTAACTTCTGCGTATCTTTGTTCTGGCATGGCtgatttttgtattttgtgGAATGATCTTGGAATTTGAGCctgcaaaataaatttataataGTATCCTTTAAGGAAATTAATTTGTAGGTTTGGTAAACTTGACCTCACCAATTGAATCTTTTCTATGAGTCAGcgctgaaaaaaaatggagagTTGAAAATTTCAGCCGGTTGCATGTTAAAGCCGGCAATAGAAAGCCTGAATGGTGTTGATTAAAGCATTCTTCAAATTAAGGGCACATGGACTAGTCGATAAACGGtaagaagaatgatgaatGCGATGTATTgattattaaaaaaagaaatacaaatgTACCGACAACATGTGCTCCGTCTATCAAGATTTTGGTTTTGCTGATTTCGGCTTATCACTGcaagaataaatatattaGAAACAACAAACTACAACGGAATGGCCAGAATACAGAATCAGATTCGGATTGATAATCCAAGATAATCAAGTCTGGGACAATCATATATATGTCAAGTAAATTCGATATCAAATCTTTGCAACAGTagatatttattttaatcaTCCCTTTAATCGTAAGTTCAATGATACGAAAAATCCATCAAGTTTGTGGGGTAACAAGAAATGTCAAACTGTTGCCGAATAGTGGGAAGCCCGAGGTCGGCGCGAACCACCCGTAGGAAAGCGGCTGGatttcttaaaaaaaagtgtgaTCGAGAAATGGGCATATGGAAGCTGcaagtatataaggaaCCAGTTTCCCAGAAGTACTGCAAGCAATAAGTACAAAGAGTTTTCATCTAAGCTGACACTTATAGCTGCAGCAAATTCACTATGTCGACATTGAGGATGGCATCGATGGCTTTAAAAGGCCAAACGAGAATGTTCAGTGTACTAAAGTATAGAAGTACAAAACTTGCATCTGAGCATCTGATGAAACCTCAGGGCACAATCCAAGGAAGACACGTGGAGAATTACCACTACGACAAAGATAATAACCTTGTAGTGAATATCAAGCCTCTCCCACGGAAAAACGAGTCGGTGGAGactaaaagaagaagattgcTATACCAATCGAGAAAGAGAGGAATACTAGAAACAGATCTTTTGTTGAGCAGATTTGCAGACCGGTACTTGATAAAGATGACAGAAGCAGAGCTCAATGAGTATGACAAGTTGTTGGATGAGATGGACTGGGATATATACTATTGGGCGACGAAAAACTACAAGATAACGCCTCTTCCGGACAGATGGAAGCATTCTAAGGTGCTGAGAATGCTTCAAGAGAGCAGCAATAATGGGGACAAAGTGATTCTGCGAATGCCtgagttgaagaaggaggaaatgACGATTGGGCTTGCGAAGGATTGAGGAAGAGAGGAGAagggaaaaaggaagaaggaGGGTGGAAGAAGGAgggtggaaaaaagatgaacgaaagaaaagatgaaggacacgaaagaagaaaggcaGAGGTTAGCATGAGGAAGGAGAGTTTGAGGAATCAGCTTTTCGTGCACTGCACCAATAGTAGGTAACCTCATAGTCATTTATTTAGTCTACACCAGTATTGGAACTTCCGAAATTCACATCCCGCATGATGTTCTAGGATATAAAAGTCTTGAGATAACATCAGATAACCCGAAATAATATTCAtgattttttgttaattttttgtttgcattcattctttttcttcatcgtCTGCCGTTTGTTCGTAAATTGGCTAAGGATttgtaaaaatgaaataaaagaagTTGAATGCTGCAAATTTGTTAAAGTATGTAATGCAGCGATTTTAGTTCGCTGGAGATTGTTGAGACGCAcaccaagaaaaaataagaaaaaatcaGAGGCTCGGCAACAATCGTACAATTTAAGGGTGCCTGTGCGAATAATTATTAAATGATCAAGTAGTAGGAAGGGAGGTTTAGATTGTGCTTGCTGATCTAATGAGTAATGTTTTGTGCCCGGCACTAACGGGGATCACCATTATAATGCTATGATTGAATATGACTGTAATTGTAAAGGCTGCTGTAGATGATATATTATGGCAAAGAGGAAGGAAGCACGAAAAGATACGGAAATGGGTTGGAAATGGTATTGAATAATTGAATGATTAAATGATATTGAATGATTAAATGATATTGAATGATTAAATGATATTGAATGATTAAATGATATTGAATGATTAAATGATATTGAATGATTAAATGATATTGAATGATTAAATGATATTGAATGATTAAATGATATTAAATGATTAAATGATATTGAATGATTTGAGCTACTGAATGATTCGAGCTAATGATATTATGATATCAAGCGTATTTAATAATTCGGATTTAATGAGTTTGGCGTTATTCAATCAACATCAGTTGGTCACAGTGCAACAGAAGCTTTATGCTGAAACTAATCAACCTCAATTGTGCGCTGGACCGGCGAAATTAAATtctaaatataaattttttctcctgCCTTAAATTCTGGTTTGGAAATTCATTCAACCACCCCAAATCAAGCAATGAATTTTGATCAgttcctgcttttttttctccattttttctcctcgggcttcactttctttgttttcggGCTGTAATGCCTTTGTTTGCTGTCCCggctttttcaaatttatttggCCACATCACGTTCCGCGGTGCtgaatcaagaaaaaatagaaaaccACAGAAAAGAGACAGGGCCCGGTCTTTCGGTTTTTACCGGTTTCTCGTCTCGGCCTCTCGTAAGTTgtgttattatttttaatttcacctctttttttatttactcTTGGCTCTATTTCGTTTCCGTTAGCTTTCATTTTCCAGATTGTCTCCCGTTTTCGATCCCATTTACTGTTTATTTTCAGTTTCATTtctaatttcatttttttccttctatTTTTCACTACCGCTCAGTTTCCGTTTGCTCAAAGTCTACTGCACTTTTCAATCCAGATTGTTGATCTGAAAGCCcatgtttctttttcttttgcattTCTCAGTTTCCAACCACAcaatcaaaatcaactGAATTCCAACTTGCCAATCATAAGTTCTCAGAATGAGAGACAGTGTTTCTACCGGGGAAGAGAGTAGACATGCTGTGGCGCAGCCAGGGGATGGCGATCGCGATGTGGCTGTGAGGTATAATATGCAggatcgacgcgtcggaGACATGGCATCCTCCGGGGCTGTTGGTCAGGAGCGCGCAGGTCAGCATGCGGACACGCGCAGCCTTGCGGACAAGCACAGTGTTGCAGACACCCGCAGCCCTGCGGAACCGCGTAGCCCTGCGCACCAGCACAACGAGTCCGGCGCATCCAGCGCCGCAGACCCCAGCGGAGAAGTCCACATGGCCAAGCGCCCGGTCTCCAAGAGGGCATGTCTTGCATGCCGtgagaagaaaatcaaatgcGATGGTGAGATCAGTTACAGCGTTGCGGGCGGAGCGGAGAGTGACGGCGGAAAGGCGCCAAAGCGCTTCACTTATAAGAAATGCACCAATTGTATGATGGCGGGGATAGAATGCGTGTATGTGCCAAGCCGGCGTGGAGGGCGCAGGAAGAAGCACCACAGCCACAGCGCGTCTCTGGAGGATGCGCACGCAGCGCATGCCAAGCGGCGGGCGGGCGACATTCGCATGTCCGACCCGCGTTTCTATATGAGAGGGCCTGGCGGTATGCCGCATGCGCCTGCGCCTCCGCCGCCACCGGGATGGGGATTTATGGGCGGCTACACCCCTCCTCCGCCACCGCCGCCGCCAGGTGGCGCATTCTACCCTGGCGCATTCTATCCTCAGGGATATGCGCTGAATCCAGGCGCATATTATCCAGGGTACGCATCACCGCAGGATGCGTCTAGAAACGGGGAAGACGACGAGGATGACGGTGACGCAAGGGAGGGTGGCGCTGTGGATCACAGGAAGGCGCAGCGCCCTGTTCTTCCGCCGCTTGACGGCCGCAGTAAGCTGTTCATGCGCGGCGGCCCATTTGCGCCTCCTCCGCCTCCGCCGCATTTCCATGTGCCGCCTCCGCCTCCATTCTTTGGTGGTGCGGATATGCGGCACCGCGGTCCGCCGTTTCCTCCGCCGCCACCTGGACCGCCAGGGGGTGCACGCGGGATGTTTTATGGCTACCCGCCCAGACCGTTCCCGGCGCACCATGCGCGTGATAGCCGCGGTCTGATTTCGCGGGGTGACAACGTTGATATCATAGACGCAGGACCGGGCGCAGACACCCTGCGCAGTGGCACATTCTCGCGGTCGCGCCGCACGAGCAGCGCCAGCGACGATCTCCCGGGCTCTGACTCATACGGGAAGCGGGAGTCGTTCGTGAGCGCCACGTCGGGTGCGGATGCGCATGCGGCCAGCGCCACCTCACTTGCGCACTCGCGCAGCGCCCGTGCGCTGAAGAATACGGACACGGAGCTGCCGCTATTTGTCACCGAGGATGGATTACATAAGGTGGGGCTCCCCTCCTTCGGCACAATTCTCGACATTGTCGACTTGCACTACAGATATGTTGAGTGCAACTTCAAAATTCTTCCAAGTAGGCAGCCGTTCGTCGAACAGATGGAAATTTCTGCGCCGTTTGTGTCGCTGCTTGCGGCAATATTCCAAAGTTCTATTAACTATTGCAAAGAAGGCGCAGTCGAAGAAGCGAAATTTCTGGATTTGCATTACTGGTCCGCGCTATATGAGCGCCACAGGGACGTTGCCTCACTCCAGATGCGCCTATCGATTTGTATTCTGGGCTGTTTCCGGGGCCGCGATGATCTTCTGAATGAGTCTTCACAAATGATAAAGGTGATGAAGTGTTTGGACTGGGGGGACATCCGCAGGGGAGGGTGCGCTACAGCGCATGCGGGTGATTCAAAGCCTGCGCCGGGCGCATTAGCTGCGCTGGCCTCTCCAAGCGTCTTCTGCCCTACCACACACCAGGCGCTTGCCGCAGAGTGCTTTATCCGGACGTTGTGGGCCGTTTACCGCTTTGAGATATTCCGGCGCGTGCGGGATGGGAATGCGGCGCAAGGTGCGCAAGGTGCGCAAGGTGAGCAGGATGCGCCCGACTTCTACAACAGCACATTAACTTTGCCATCTTCAGACGCAGATTACTACTCTGCAATCGACAACCCAATGGGACTTGTTGCTTATTTATCATCGATCGAGAGGAAGACGTTGAAGGAGGCGGTGAATGGCGATTTTACACTTTTCACTGACAGTGCGGCAACGATTATTTGCTGCCGCTTTTTAGAGCAGGCGCTGGATTTGGCTGCGCCGGCGCAGGACCCGGCGCTCGAGCGCAACATCCTCAGGCTGCGCCGGTGTGCTGTGCTGGCGCCTTACAGGGTTAGCAGGGGCGGTGTTTTGACGCTGGATGCGGACAACGCACTTTCTTGTGCTGTTCTCGATTTGGCGCTTGCGCTGTACCACTACCGGCGCTCGGGCGCACTTGCGCTCTGGCCACTTGCGCGCTTGCCGAGGGGCAAGGCGCCTGGCGCACCTATCTTTGAGCGCACGTACTCCAAGAGTGAAGTAATCGACCATGTGGCTGCGGGAAAATGCACAAGTGAGCACTGGGAGAACTTGCTGCATGCGGCGCAGTGGGCGCTGGACGTGCGCCAGCTTCTAATGCTCGGCAAAGGCATCTTGCCGGATGGAACCA
The sequence above is a segment of the Brettanomyces bruxellensis chromosome 6, complete sequence genome. Coding sequences within it:
- the RPL9B_2 gene encoding 60S ribosomal protein L9B; its protein translation is MKYVSSVQDIEVPEDVSVIIKSRFVKVTGPKGVLTKDLKHVNVTFVPVNKNLIQAHIHNGDRRHVATLRTVKSLITNMITGVTVGFLYKMRFVYAHFPINVSVIEEDGHQVVEIRNFLGDKKLRRVDVPKDVKAEISKAQKDELIVSGISVEEVSQTCANIHQICLVRHKDIRKFLDGIYVSEKGHIIEEL
- the HIS3 gene encoding imidazoleglycerol-phosphate dehydratase (BUSCO:EOG09264TJN) — its product is MPEQRYAEVRRITKETKVQVILNLDGGKIEVKDSIFGDKAEQDKHALQTTGNQTISVNSGIGFLDHMLHALAKHAGWSMIVECIGDTYIDDHHSTEDIGIALGEAFKKALGAVRGIKRFGTGFAPLDEALSRAVVDISNRPYAVIDIGLKREKIGALSCEMIPHFLESFATSAHITLHVDCLRGFNDHHRAESAFKSLALAIREAISFTGRDDVPSTKGVLM